A DNA window from Nanoarchaeota archaeon contains the following coding sequences:
- a CDS encoding type II toxin-antitoxin system HicA family toxin — protein sequence MDGLKPIKPEKLIKIIGSLGFLILRQSGSHVIMKHPDGRTTVVPFHKGELIDRGLLRKIIRDELKISRDEFLELV from the coding sequence CGATAAAGCCTGAAAAGCTAATCAAGATTATCGGAAGCCTCGGCTTTCTTATTTTACGGCAAAGCGGCAGTCACGTCATTATGAAACATCCCGATGGAAGAACAACCGTTGTGCCTTTTCATAAAGGCGAATTAATTGACCGCGGGCTTCTCCGAAAAATAATTCGCGATGAACTGAAAATCTCAAGGGACGAATTTTTGGAGTTGGTGTAA
- a CDS encoding ATP-binding protein — translation MREVILRQKQEKERILKTAFVGREVSKNIEKYMPSDMIKVVAGIRRCGKSVFCFMALHDKEFAYVNFDEKELAEAKNYDEILKYIKEFYGDVTYLLLDEIQNLPKWELWANSLKRRGYNLMITGSNAKLLSAELATHLTGRHLSFEMFPFSFKESLEASGFEFKKEYTQEETGDIMNRLKKYLETGGFPEVVVKGYDYAYLQSLFDSIIFKDIVKRYRIKYSDALYNLAKYLMSGFAQEASFTNLKNMLNFRSVHTVQNYVSYIEETYLIFSLDRFSFKQKERITSPKKIYAIDTGMINAIAFQSASNFGRIMENAVAVELLRRQSLEGMNTEIYYYKDYFGKETDFVIKEGSKIRQLIQVCYDVGNPDTKEREIKGLLKASDDLKCNNLLIITWNYEGEEKSGGKKIKYTPIWKWFLGL, via the coding sequence CATATTGCGTCAGAAGCAGGAAAAAGAACGGATATTAAAAACGGCTTTCGTCGGGCGCGAGGTTTCAAAAAATATTGAAAAATACATGCCGAGCGATATGATAAAAGTAGTTGCTGGCATAAGGCGATGCGGCAAATCAGTATTCTGCTTTATGGCGCTTCACGATAAAGAATTTGCGTATGTGAATTTCGATGAAAAAGAGCTGGCAGAAGCAAAGAACTATGATGAAATCCTGAAATACATAAAGGAATTTTACGGCGATGTAACGTACCTTCTTCTGGATGAAATACAAAACCTGCCCAAATGGGAGCTTTGGGCAAACAGCCTGAAAAGAAGGGGATACAACCTCATGATTACTGGCTCAAACGCAAAGCTTCTCAGCGCCGAGCTTGCAACTCACCTTACAGGAAGACATTTGTCATTTGAAATGTTCCCGTTTTCGTTCAAAGAATCTTTAGAGGCATCTGGCTTTGAATTCAAAAAAGAATATACTCAGGAAGAAACCGGAGATATAATGAACAGATTAAAAAAATACCTTGAAACAGGGGGATTTCCGGAAGTAGTCGTTAAAGGATATGATTATGCATATCTTCAGAGCCTTTTTGACAGCATCATATTCAAGGACATCGTAAAGCGATATCGCATAAAGTATTCGGACGCTTTGTACAACCTTGCAAAATACCTTATGTCCGGATTTGCCCAAGAGGCGTCTTTTACGAATCTTAAAAATATGCTGAATTTCAGAAGCGTCCACACCGTCCAAAATTACGTAAGCTATATAGAGGAAACGTATCTTATTTTTTCCCTTGACCGGTTTTCATTCAAGCAGAAAGAACGGATAACCTCTCCGAAAAAAATATATGCGATAGATACGGGAATGATAAACGCTATTGCGTTCCAATCTGCATCGAATTTCGGCCGCATTATGGAAAACGCCGTTGCAGTAGAATTATTAAGAAGGCAATCTTTGGAAGGGATGAATACTGAGATATACTACTATAAAGATTATTTCGGAAAAGAAACGGATTTTGTAATAAAGGAAGGTTCAAAGATTCGTCAGCTGATACAGGTATGCTATGATGTTGGGAACCCAGATACAAAAGAGCGTGAAATAAAAGGTCTTTTGAAAGCATCCGATGATTTAAAATGCAACAATCTTCTGATCATAACTTGGAATTATGAAGGTGAGGAAAAATCCGGCGGCAAAAAAATAAAATACACACCGATTTGGAAATGGTTTTTAGGACTATGA